Genomic DNA from Corynebacterium diphtheriae:
AATGATCGTCAAGTTGACCAACAAAATCAGGATCAGCAGCAGCGCGAACACGCTGGTGAATCGGATAGATCGGTTCATCGGTGGGCCTCCTGACCTCGTGCCGCCTGCTCGTCCATAGACACCACGTCGTTGGCGGCAGCTTGTGTGGAGTGGGAGATCCTAAGGATCAGTCCGAGAAGAATGTAGTTAGCCATCAAACTAGACCCGCCTTGAGACATAAACGGCGTGGTCAGACCCGTCATCGGCATGAGGGCGGTAATTCCAGCGGTGACCACAAAGACCTGGATGGCCAAGGTCAGCGAGAGGCCAGCAGCCATGAGCTTGCCGTAGGAATCACGTGCCCGCAGCGCAGTGCGCAGACCGCGGGTGATAAAGATGGCAAAGAGAACCAGCACGGCAGCAAGTCCAATAAAGCCGAGTTCCTCGCCAACGGCGGCGAGGATGAAATCGGACTCAGCAACTGGGATCAGCTCTGGGTGGCCTAAACCAAGCCCAGCGCCGGCCACTCCACCAGAAGACAGCCCGAAGAGTGACTGCGAGAGCTGGTAGCCCGTGCCGTTGAAGTTATCCAGTGGGTTAATAAAGTTGGTTACGCGCGACTGGATCTTGCTGGAGATCTGGTACAGCGCGGTACCACCAACGGCCACAAGTGCTGCACCAATGATCAGCCACGATACGCGGTTGGTGGCTAGGTACAGCATACCGAGCACGGTGCTAAACAGCAGCAGTGCGGGGCCGAAGTCGTTCTCGCCGGCCATGACCAAAATGGCGAAGGCCCACACACCGAGGATGGGGCCTAGGTCGCGGAGGCGCGGGAACTCGAGCCCGAGGAATCGGTAGCCGGCCACGTTAAATAGGGCGCGTTTGTTGACCAAAAGCTGCGCGAAGAAAATCAGCAGCAAGATCTTGGAAAACTCACCTGGCTGTACGGAGAACGGTCCGATGGAGATCCAAATGTTGGCGTCGGCATTCATCTTGGTAGGCCACACCATGGGCAGTGCGAGCAAGATCAGACCAAGCAAGCCCAGCACATAGGAGTAGCGCGACAACATCCGGTGGTCGCGAATAAACACCAAGACGGCGATCATGAGGAGGATACCCACAAGGGTCCAGATCACCTGGCGGCTAGCAAGGGCGGTGTCACGTGCGAGGTCGATGCGGTACACCATGACCAGCCCTAGCCCGTTGAGCACGCTGGCTACCGGCAGCATGACTTGGTCGGCATGCGGGGCGGTAAAACATAGCGCGAGGTGGGCGATGGTGAACACGCCGATGAAGCCGCCGATCACCCAGAGTGTTTCGGAGGTGACCGACAGCCCTTGGGCCATGTTGAGGTTAATTAGGGTGACTGCGATGAGCAGGGTTGCCATCACGAGTAGCCCGAATTCCACGGGGCGTGCGGTAATGCGTCGTAGGAAGGTCATTTATTTGACCTCCCTGCAGGTTTCGCCAGGTGTGGAGAGATCATCGGGGGAGCCGGTACTGCTTGGCGACGCCGCCTTTGTAGTCGTAGCGGCTGCACTCGACGGCGCCGCTGGCTTCTTTTTATCCTTATCCTTTGGCTGCGCAGCCTGACGAGTAATACATGCTGGCAGGGTTTGTTCTGCCAAGCGCTGCAGCTGCTGCTGCACTTCGTCGTAGCTGCCGTCGGGAAGCGTGGACACCTGTCCGCGTGCCGACTCCTTCAGATCGCTCAACCGGAACCGATGGCAAGATTTTTCTGCGTCGGCAGAATCCACAAACGTGAGATCCCCCTCGGGGCTCAAACAAGCGAACTGGTACGTGCTGTGCAAGGATTTGCCCAGCAAGGAGACGTCGATACCGTTTTCGATGACCAACGTGCCCTGCGCAGAATCCGAATCCGCGGTGGTGACATAGTAGTTGTTCTTCACCATCGAAGAACCCCACCAACCAGCACTGATCAGCACAGCCAATACCACCAGCGCACTAATCACGCCCACCATGCGATGTCGTGGGCTCGGCGTAGCCTCCTTGACAGGCTCCGGATCCGGAAGGATCACCTGGGGCTGACGCTGTGCAATCGCCATCGCCGCCCGTCCCGCCGCCGTATCTGGGCGGGGATCCTCCGGCATACCCGAATTAAGAGCACCCACCGTCAGCGGTGTAACCGGCAACGATGCGGCAGCAGCGGACTTATCCGAGCCATCTGCCTCTACAACATCTGCCACCACAACCGTGACGTTATCGGGGCCACCCGAACGAAGTGCCAAATCAACCAACCGGCGAGCAGCCTCTTGGGGCGTGCCCTGCTGCAGAGTCGTCTCAATCGTCGAATGCGTGACCGGATCAGACAATCCATCCGAGCACAACAAGAAACGATCGCCAGGGCGAATATCAATCATCTTCAACGTGGGCTCAACTGGGCGACCAGTATAAGCCTTCAAAATCATTGAGCGCTGCGGGTGCGTGGACACATCCTCAGGGGCCAGCTGCCCCTTATCCACGAGGGACTGCACATAGGTGTCATCCACCGTGATCTGTTCCAACGCGCCATCGCGGAGACGATAACCACGGGAATCACCCACATGGCACATCGCCAAATCGGCACCGTTAAACATCAGCGCCGTTAGCGTGGTGCCCATGCCGTCGGTTTCCGGAACATCGCGGACACCTTGAGCGATGGCACGGTTGGCGTCGTCAGCTACCGATGCCAACAACGCCAACATGTCGTTGTCGTCGACGTCGGCGTCGAGACGCATCAAATGATTAATCATCAACTGCGAAGCAACCTCGCCAGCCGCATGACCACCCATGCCGTCGGCAAGCGCAATGAGGTGAGGACCCGCATACGCCGAGTCCTCATTATTGCCTCGCACCAGCCCCCGATCGGAAGCCGCTGCATAATTCAACCTCAGCATCAAGCAACCAACCTCACCGTTGTACGACCAATCTTAATGTCACTACCAGCAGAAACCTTCTCCGGCTGATCAATGCGATAACCGCCCACATACGTGCCATTGCGAGAATCCAAATCCTCCGCAAACCACTCGCTACCACGCTTAATCAAACGAGCGTGACGAGCCGACGCATAATCATCGCCCACCACAAAATCGCAATCCTTCGAACGGCCCAACGTAATCTCCGTCAAAGAATCCAACTGCATAGACGAACCCGTCAACGGGCCCTCAACCACAACAATCTGCTGAGGTGCGCCACCACGACGAGACACCTTCTTCAACGGACTCGACGCCGACGACACCCCAAGTCCCGTCACAGCCTGCGGCGCGACCGTCGTTTGAGCAGCCGACTTAGCATCCTTGCGCTGAATATAAAGAGCAAGAAGAATCAAGAGCCACAACAAAACCAACAAGGCAATGCGCAGCAAAAAAACAATGACGGATTCCACGAGGTGGGGCTCCTTAATTCGGCTCTACGATACGAACTTCAATATGAGAATGACCAACAGTAATCACGTCGCCATCCTCCAACAACCAGTTCTCCACAGGAGTGTCATTCACCGTCGTGCCATTCGTTGACTTCAAATCAGTCAAAATGGCATCGCGGCCATTCCACGTAATCTCCGCATGCTGACGCGACACACCCGTATCCGGCAGCCGGAAATGGGCCTCATTAGAACGCCCGATAATATTCGAGCCCTCTTCCACCAGATACGTCCGCGACGAACCATCCTGCAACAACAAGCTCACCGTCGGAGTTGCCTTCGGCTCCGGAACCGGAACCTCCGTATAAATAGCATCCGGCGCCTGCGCCGTCATGTACTCCGTCCGAGGATCAGCATCATAAGAATTCATGCCGGACTCGCTTTCATAGTTGCTTTCATCATTGGTAGGCGCTGCAGTCACCACATCATCTTCAACCCCAATAAAGTGGCTGTACTCCTGCGGGGCAGGATCAAAAGCTGACGACGCATGCAGCTGGCCAGTGCGAAGACCCGAATCCGCGGCGATCGTGACCACCACCGGACCCTCAGTAGACCAGCCCTGATTACGCGTATAACGCGACAAACGATCCGCAAAATCATCAGCCAACGACGGATACCGCTGGGCCAAATTCTGCGCATCCTTTCGGCTCACACGCACACGGAACACATTCGGAGACTCCACACCGCCCTCATAAGCGCGCACGATATTATCCTGCACCTCTTGCTTAAGCAGTTCCTCAATCTCCGCCGGAACGAGCTTGCCACCGAAAACGAAAGCGAAACTATTATCCAAGCCACGCTGCATAGCACTATCGAGCTTGGCTACCTTGCCCATGATCGACAAAGAACTTCGCCTCCTTAAACTTTCTCGGTTAAACATAGTGACAACACGATGGCACTAAGTATAGGTGTCCAACGGCCATGTCCCTAGCTGTGCGCATTGACGCACCGGCATGAAGTAGGGTCCTGGCCCATGTAGAAACAGTGCTTGACGTTGACATTTGCACGGAAAACTTAATGGTGTGATATAGTAGCGCAGTCGCAAAAAATTTGCTTCACCACCTGCCCAGGTGGCGGAATTGGCAGACGCGCTGGCTTCAGGTGCCAGTGTTCGCAAGGACGTGGGGGTTCAAGTCCCCCCCTGGGCACAAAGAGCAGTTCACGAACTGCAATGGCCGGAGGTCACAAACTCGAAAGAGGGAGTGTCCTCCGGTTTCTTTTGTGGGTTAAGGGCGGATTCTAGGCGTCGTTGCACCACTGGTTTTGGTTTCTAGGTAATGCTACCTGCTTGCCGAAGGGTTTCGGCCATGGCTTTGGCATCTCTAGAGAAGTCCATCTTCCGTGCAATGTGAACTAGTTAGTGCGCATGAGCCAGGCTTTTAGTTCTTTTTCTGCGCGCTCACAACCACCTGGGTAGTTTTTGTTTAGCTCTTCAGCTACAGAATCGAAAACTTTTTTAGCGAGAGCTTCGGCGTGGTCAGGCTGAAGCTGCCCTTTTAACTCGTTTAAGGGGACGGAGAGGGAGGCATAAGGGCTAGGTCGAAAAGAATAAGACCGCATGTCATCAGCGTATATTCGGATGGTTGTCCCCAAAATCTGAGATTCAAGAATAACGTTTCCGAATACTAAGGACGATAGTTTTTTCTCTTTCATATTGGGCAGTCTACGGAAATAAAGCAGTACTAGCTGCTGGCCCTAGACGATGGACTGGATAGATCGTTCTGTGGCGTTGAACAACGCAAATGCGAGTCATGTACCCGAAGTACGTACATGCCCCGTAGGGTGTGTGGTGACATTAGCCGCGGTGGTGCCAGTGACTGTCTTTGTTCTTCGCTTTCTGATGAAAGCTATGAAAGCAATGGATATTATGATCGAGAACAACAAGTGGGACGATGCATCGTCTGATGGAAAGTGATGTGTTATTAAATCCGTGTTGACGCGTCACCGTGAGTAGTTCGTGCCAAATTAAACCATTTCTTATGTCTCCGACCTGCGGAAATGCTGCGCGGCCCAAAAAGTTTTGGCACGAACTACTCGCTGAAACTACTTTCCGAGGTATTTATTCTTCGGGATTGCGGTTAAATGTTAGTGCATAGCCCACTGCTGGTAGGGATGACGCGAATATGTATGTGTAAATCATGTATAAACCAGCGAATATAGCGAGAAGGTTTGGGCTAAGAGGGGAATCGGTGGCTATAAAGCTAGCGCTGGCAATGATGGCCGCGAGACCTCCGATAAAAAGTAGGCTAAGTGCGGTGCTGAGGGAGCGCTGACGCCATTGATTAATCACAGCTTTTTCGTAGTCGTCAAGGCGGTCTTCGGGTGCCATATCTTTGAGATCGATGGTCGATCGCAGGACCGTCCAGCATGTCATTGCGATAAACATGCATGCGATAAAAATCCAGATGAAGTGAATCCATGCAAACATGAGGAGCTCAAAGATTAAGGCTAGGGTCAAGCTAGTGAAATACCCTGTGATTAAAAGGCGGGTAGATCGGGGGTTGCGCCATCGGGAGTGGGGATTGCCGTTGCTGATGGCGAAATCGTAGAAGCGTTCTTTGATTTGAGAAGTCATCGGGTCATGCTCCTTGAGTGAGATTTGCAGCGGTGAGAGGGGCGAAAGGTGTGCGTGAGAATATCGCCTCAATAGGTAAGTTGAATATGTCGCAAATGCGAAGGGAAAGATCGAGACTGGGGGAGTGATCTCCTCGTTCTAGTGCACCAATGGTTTGTGGGTTGACGTCTACAAGCTCCGCGAGTTGTGCGCGAGACATATCTCGTTCGGTGCGCAGTACGCGGATGCGGTTGTAGATAGTCCGTTCAAGCTTTTTCTTTGGGGACATGCAATATAGTGTTGTATAAACATAATAAATTGTCAACGGTTACAACGATTTATATGTCTATGCTCCCGTTTATCTGGACCTGTGTTTCGCCACCTACCCAGATGCCTGAGGCATCATCAAGGATGGTGATTTTTCCAGCTGCGCCCACAAACTTTCCTTGGGATGCTTCGTATTCGTTGTCCACCTTGTTTTGTTTGCGTAGCCATTGAGCGATGGCGGCATTCAATGAACCTGTGACTGGATCCTCTCCAGTACCTACAAATGCGCGTACATGGACGTGAGTGCGGTCGGCTATCGCAATGACCCCAAGACGCTTTCCTATGGAAAGTGCCGTCGGGGTAAGGGTGGGAAGAAGGTCTATATCGGCTAGTTGAATAAGTTGCCAACGTGGACCGTTTACTCCCCAGACGGCAGTGGCGATGTTATGAACAGAAATTCCTAGAGATTCGGCGACTTCTTGGATCTCGCTGGTAGTCAGAGGGGCGTTGAATGTGAGGGGTGGTGCTGAAAAAGAAAAGGTCGAGTTATCATTTCGGATTGTTATGAGGCCAGCGGCGCATTCTTGTACGAGAACATCATGTCTTTGTGGTTTCCACCAAATTCAAGTCAAGCACGTGCAGAACCTAATGTTGGGTGGCCGGCGAGCGGCAGTTCTTCGGTACGAGTGAAGATACGTACACGGTAATCTGCATCGGTTGTTGTCGGAGCTGATAAGAAAGTAGTTTCGGAGAGATTTAGCCACCGTGCAATATTCTGCATCTGGGTAGTGGACAGATTATCTGCGTTACCGACGACGACAAGTGGATTACCTGTGAAAGAACCAGTGGAAAATACGTCTACTTGGATAAAAGGGAGTTTTATGTGTCCCATTTTGCCTAAATGACGCGTCACCGTGAGTAGTTCGTGCCAAATTAAACCATTTCTTATGTTTCCGACCTGCGGAAATGTAAAACGGCCCAAAAAGTTTTGGCACGAACTACTCATTTCGACGCTAAACACCCCTCACCACGGCACCCCAGCGCTACTCGCTGCGATGGGTGCGCAGCGTGCGGGCGCATAACGGATAAAGTGTCGTGCATGCTATTGCTGCGATGCTGAAGGCCACGAACCAGCGAGGGCCGTGTGCGATTTCTGGCCAGGCTGCTGCCGCGAGTAGCCATAGTGGGGTGTCGGCAAGAACATCGCCGCCGAGTGTGGCGGAGATGATTGTCCAGATGACTGCCCAGATGATGGTGGTTGCTGTGCCGAATCTGGTTACTATCAGCAGTGCGATCATGGTGAGCATGCTTCCTACTGGGATGGCTAGTGTGAGTCGTGTCAGTTCGGTGCTTAAGGGGCTGCCGGAGATGAGTCCTGCAAGTGCTGCGATGGCGCTCATGGCACTTACGCATAGTGCGTGGATGCTGAGGAGTGTTGGTGTGCAGTGTGGGTTTTCTATGCGCATGATGTTCCATGCGGGGGCGGTGGTGGACCAGATGAGTGCTGGTAGTATGCCGGCCCCGATGGGGAGTATAGCGAATGTGAATAGGCCGTGGACGTAGCTGGGTGGGTAGATCATGGCAACACACAGTATTAATATTGTGCACAATATGATGCAGCTGCGCACGGCGGGGGTGAGGGCTACGGGTAGGAGTGCGGGGAGTACGTTGCGTGGACGGTCAGCGGGCCTGCGTGTCGACGCCTCCCGCAGGACTGCAGTACTTACGTGTTGATGGGCGCGTCGAAAAGCGATGCAGTATCGAGGCGTGACCACCGCGATGATCGCTCCTGCAACAGCAAGAACTAAGCACAATAGCAGTGCTAGCCATGGTGACTCGTGGCGCAGGACAGCATCGGGTTCGAGGGGGACAGCGTTTTGGTGCACCTGCAACACCGGTAAAACGAGGCGCACCGGCCAGGCGAAGGGAAACGCCCACCACACAGGCCCTTCGACGATAGGGCGGGTAGTCCCAGCCAACTGCCAAACCAAGAACACCACCAGTGTTATCACGATGTTGGTGTTCCTTGCGCAGGCCATAGCAAGCCCGGCCACTCCTATGGCACCGACCCAGCTCAGCACCCCGAGGAGAAGGATCCGGTTGGCGCCCGTGCGGCCGTCGAGAACCGCAAGCAGCCAAGTGCCGCCAAAGTTGAGCACGTGGAACACCGCCACGCAGGCGATCACTGCAACAAAGCGTGCCAGCCGCAGGGACCGCATGCTCAGGCCGCGCCAATGCCGTCCACCCATGCGGGCATGGCGTTCGCGTAGCTCTGCGGATGCCGCAAACATTGCTGTCAGTGGTGCTGCAATACCTGTGGCGTACATGCTTTGCCACATCAGGATTCCGGTAGCGTCGGGATCTTCAGTGGCAACGCGGGCGAGTGTAAAGGTGAGGAAGAGTAAGGGGAGTGCAGTGAGGGTGAGCCAGGCTGTTGACGAGGATCGCGAGGCGATGAACTCGGAGGCGAAGTATCTATTCATGGTGGTCACCAGTTTCTAGCACACCTGGTTGGGTGAGGCGGAAGAATTCCTGCTCGAGCTGGCCTTGGGGTGCGAGTTGATTGAGGGGGCCGCTGTAGCGGATTGTGCCTTCGGCGAGGATGGTGACGGTGTCGGCAAGCTGGGTGACTTCTCCTAGCTGGTGGGAGCTCACGAGCACAGTTTTGCCACTGGCTGCCCACGCCCGCAGTAGTGTGCGCAGGTCGCGGATACCTTGCGGGTCAAGACCATTTTGTGGCTCATCCAAGATGAGGATGTCGGGGTCGCCAAGGATCGCCTGCGCTAGTGCTAATCGAGCCTTCATGCCGGTAGAAAAAGTCCGAGCCTTTTTCGACCCAACATCGGAAAGTCCCACCACGTCGAGCACACGATCAGCCTCGGAATCTGGCAGCCCCAACAACGTGCTGTGCACCCGCACATTGGAACGCGCTGACAAATGCCCATAGAAGGCTGGCCCATTAATAGAGGCACCTACTTGGGAAATGTCGATAGTCACCTCACCGGAATCGGCGGGGATCAAACCAAGCAAAATGGAAAACAACGTGGATTTTCCTGCACCGTTGCGCCCCAACAGGGCGTGGACTTCCCCAGGGCGAATATCGCAGGAAACATTGTTCAAAACATGCTGGCCGTGGAAGCTTTTAGAGACTTCATTGACTCGAATAGTTGTACTCATGGTTGTTGATTGTTATCCAGCAACCACAAGCGCAGATCCTACCGTGGTAGGAGAAGCCCAGCTTTATGTACAAACAACACCAAAGCGACGCGGTCACGGGCATGCACCTTTGCTAGTAGTGCGGTGATATGCGTTTTTACGGTCGTTTCTGCAATCCCAAGGTCAGCACTGATCTCCGCGTTGGTGAGCCCTTGTGCAACGCGCAGTAGTACATCCATTTCGCGCCGGGTGATCAGGCTGAGTCCTTGGCGCTGCTCAGGGCTGAGGTTGCTGCCATAGGCGTGGCGGAATGTGTCAATAACCTGCTTGGTTACTCCGCTGGCTAGAACGGATTCCCCTGAGTGGATCGCCTCGATTGCGGTGAGGAAGATTTCGGGGTCGGCGTCTTTAAGAAGAAATCCGTGCACTCCGGCGGTGAGCGCTTCGCGGACGAGCGTGGGGTCGTCGAAAGTGGTGAGCATGACGATGCGGATGCGAGGGTGCCGGGCGAGGATGGCGCGTGCTGCGGTGATGCCATCCATGACGGGCATGCGGATATCCATGACCACAACATCAACGTTGTGGCTCATGCACGCATTGATGGCTTCGGCGCCGTTGGCGGCTGTGGCCACTACGCGCATGGTGTCGCGGGAGTGGATGATTGTGGAGAACGCTTTGAGGATGGGCGGTTGGTCGTCGGCAAGCACAATGCGAATCATTAATGGTCCTCTTGGTGTATGGGAATGGTGGCACAAACATGAAAATCGGATGCGGTTCCTTGGGCGCTAAAACGACCGCCGAGTGCGGTTGCGCGTTCGTTAAGCCCCAGCAGCCCTGAGCCGGGGCTTGTCGACGCCCCAGTCGGTGCCATTGTCTGGGAATCGACGGTGATCTGCAGCTGTTCGTCTACCTGCACACTGAGCTGCACAGTGCTACCAACACCTTGGTGTTTCACCACATTGGTAAGCGCCTCCGACACAATGCGGACACCAGCAAGCTGTACCAAGGTGGGCACTGGTGGACAATGCTGGGGAAGGCGAGCCGAGATATTCAACCCGGCACGTTCAAAGCTGGCAATGATCTCCGCTAGATCGGCGAGCTGACACAATGGCTGCATTGCACCTGATTGTGCGGGATCGCGAAGTGCCTGCACAATCCCGCGCACCTCTTCAAGGGAAGTGGCGGCTG
This window encodes:
- a CDS encoding FtsW/RodA/SpoVE family cell cycle protein, with product MTFLRRITARPVEFGLLVMATLLIAVTLINLNMAQGLSVTSETLWVIGGFIGVFTIAHLALCFTAPHADQVMLPVASVLNGLGLVMVYRIDLARDTALASRQVIWTLVGILLMIAVLVFIRDHRMLSRYSYVLGLLGLILLALPMVWPTKMNADANIWISIGPFSVQPGEFSKILLLIFFAQLLVNKRALFNVAGYRFLGLEFPRLRDLGPILGVWAFAILVMAGENDFGPALLLFSTVLGMLYLATNRVSWLIIGAALVAVGGTALYQISSKIQSRVTNFINPLDNFNGTGYQLSQSLFGLSSGGVAGAGLGLGHPELIPVAESDFILAAVGEELGFIGLAAVLVLFAIFITRGLRTALRARDSYGKLMAAGLSLTLAIQVFVVTAGITALMPMTGLTTPFMSQGGSSLMANYILLGLILRISHSTQAAANDVVSMDEQAARGQEAHR
- a CDS encoding PP2C family protein-serine/threonine phosphatase, producing the protein MLRLNYAAASDRGLVRGNNEDSAYAGPHLIALADGMGGHAAGEVASQLMINHLMRLDADVDDNDMLALLASVADDANRAIAQGVRDVPETDGMGTTLTALMFNGADLAMCHVGDSRGYRLRDGALEQITVDDTYVQSLVDKGQLAPEDVSTHPQRSMILKAYTGRPVEPTLKMIDIRPGDRFLLCSDGLSDPVTHSTIETTLQQGTPQEAARRLVDLALRSGGPDNVTVVVADVVEADGSDKSAAAASLPVTPLTVGALNSGMPEDPRPDTAAGRAAMAIAQRQPQVILPDPEPVKEATPSPRHRMVGVISALVVLAVLISAGWWGSSMVKNNYYVTTADSDSAQGTLVIENGIDVSLLGKSLHSTYQFACLSPEGDLTFVDSADAEKSCHRFRLSDLKESARGQVSTLPDGSYDEVQQQLQRLAEQTLPACITRQAAQPKDKDKKKPAAPSSAAATTTKAASPSSTGSPDDLSTPGETCREVK
- a CDS encoding FHA domain-containing protein FhaB/FipA; this encodes MESVIVFLLRIALLVLLWLLILLALYIQRKDAKSAAQTTVAPQAVTGLGVSSASSPLKKVSRRGGAPQQIVVVEGPLTGSSMQLDSLTEITLGRSKDCDFVVGDDYASARHARLIKRGSEWFAEDLDSRNGTYVGGYRIDQPEKVSAGSDIKIGRTTVRLVA
- a CDS encoding DUF3662 and FHA domain-containing protein, yielding MSIMGKVAKLDSAMQRGLDNSFAFVFGGKLVPAEIEELLKQEVQDNIVRAYEGGVESPNVFRVRVSRKDAQNLAQRYPSLADDFADRLSRYTRNQGWSTEGPVVVTIAADSGLRTGQLHASSAFDPAPQEYSHFIGVEDDVVTAAPTNDESNYESESGMNSYDADPRTEYMTAQAPDAIYTEVPVPEPKATPTVSLLLQDGSSRTYLVEEGSNIIGRSNEAHFRLPDTGVSRQHAEITWNGRDAILTDLKSTNGTTVNDTPVENWLLEDGDVITVGHSHIEVRIVEPN
- a CDS encoding helix-turn-helix transcriptional regulator produces the protein MSPKKKLERTIYNRIRVLRTERDMSRAQLAELVDVNPQTIGALERGDHSPSLDLSLRICDIFNLPIEAIFSRTPFAPLTAANLTQGA
- a CDS encoding PhzF family phenazine biosynthesis protein, with product MWWKPQRHDVLVQECAAGLITIRNDNSTFSFSAPPLTFNAPLTTSEIQEVAESLGISVHNIATAVWGVNGPRWQLIQLADIDLLPTLTPTALSIGKRLGVIAIADRTHVHVRAFVGTGEDPVTGSLNAAIAQWLRKQNKVDNEYEASQGKFVGAAGKITILDDASGIWVGGETQVQINGSIDI
- a CDS encoding PhzF family phenazine biosynthesis protein; this translates as MTRHLGKMGHIKLPFIQVDVFSTGSFTGNPLVVVGNADNLSTTQMQNIARWLNLSETTFLSAPTTTDADYRVRIFTRTEELPLAGHPTLGSARA
- a CDS encoding ABC transporter ATP-binding protein gives rise to the protein MSTTIRVNEVSKSFHGQHVLNNVSCDIRPGEVHALLGRNGAGKSTLFSILLGLIPADSGEVTIDISQVGASINGPAFYGHLSARSNVRVHSTLLGLPDSEADRVLDVVGLSDVGSKKARTFSTGMKARLALAQAILGDPDILILDEPQNGLDPQGIRDLRTLLRAWAASGKTVLVSSHQLGEVTQLADTVTILAEGTIRYSGPLNQLAPQGQLEQEFFRLTQPGVLETGDHHE
- a CDS encoding response regulator transcription factor; the protein is MIRIVLADDQPPILKAFSTIIHSRDTMRVVATAANGAEAINACMSHNVDVVVMDIRMPVMDGITAARAILARHPRIRIVMLTTFDDPTLVREALTAGVHGFLLKDADPEIFLTAIEAIHSGESVLASGVTKQVIDTFRHAYGSNLSPEQRQGLSLITRREMDVLLRVAQGLTNAEISADLGIAETTVKTHITALLAKVHARDRVALVLFVHKAGLLLPR